Proteins from a genomic interval of Solidesulfovibrio sp.:
- a CDS encoding ABC transporter ATP-binding protein: protein MPSESPLIAARGVSKMYELYRRPQDRLRQMLLPGGKPLYREHWALRDVSFEVRPGEAFGIIGKNGAGKSTLLQILAGVLEPTAGEVTLPEHTTALLELGSGFKPEFTGRQNVHVNAAVLGIPRSVVAAKMDDIAAFADIGPHFDQPVRTYSSGMFLRLAFAVTTSLAPDVLIIDEALAVGDVFFRQKCYQRLEGLLARGTVVVLVSHAMNDVAQFCHRALFLERGKVVFCGDAAAAVKRYMVGGPAAAVAAPEVSAQALGLPAEQGADGFWPAPEAFLDLAEAAAAENGFATLTDVAVCDASGQPCRAFEQGETVSLFCRYVVSRDIAVAVAGVELINDKRVIVFGKNTLQFDCEHPLATPAGTVVRVRFDLTLALAPGEYTFNLGFSTISREDYERRSSLSHQELESRATVISILTRAGDFMVTFRSRDTTPVQLTHHGLANLPGQASLVLYGGRADGEEAFGDQGAALDPPGG from the coding sequence ATGCCCTCTGAGTCCCCCCTCATCGCCGCCCGGGGCGTGTCCAAGATGTACGAGCTCTACCGCCGGCCCCAGGACAGGCTGCGCCAGATGCTCCTGCCCGGCGGCAAGCCGCTTTACCGCGAGCACTGGGCCCTGCGCGACGTGTCCTTCGAGGTGCGCCCCGGCGAGGCCTTCGGCATCATCGGCAAAAACGGGGCCGGCAAATCGACCCTGCTGCAAATCCTGGCCGGCGTGCTGGAGCCGACCGCCGGGGAAGTGACCCTGCCCGAGCACACCACGGCCCTTCTGGAACTGGGCTCGGGCTTCAAGCCGGAATTCACCGGCCGGCAAAACGTCCACGTCAACGCCGCCGTGCTCGGCATCCCGCGCAGCGTCGTCGCGGCGAAAATGGACGACATCGCCGCCTTCGCCGACATCGGCCCGCATTTCGACCAGCCGGTCAGGACCTATTCCAGCGGCATGTTTTTGCGCCTGGCCTTTGCCGTGACCACGAGCCTCGCGCCGGACGTCCTCATCATCGACGAGGCCTTGGCCGTGGGCGACGTCTTTTTCCGCCAGAAATGCTACCAGCGCCTGGAGGGGCTCCTGGCGCGGGGCACGGTGGTGGTGCTCGTCTCCCACGCCATGAACGACGTGGCCCAGTTCTGCCACCGGGCGCTTTTCCTCGAACGGGGCAAGGTCGTTTTCTGCGGCGACGCGGCCGCGGCAGTCAAACGCTACATGGTCGGCGGCCCGGCCGCCGCCGTGGCCGCGCCCGAGGTGTCCGCCCAGGCCTTGGGCCTGCCGGCCGAGCAGGGGGCCGACGGCTTTTGGCCCGCGCCCGAGGCCTTCCTGGACCTCGCCGAGGCGGCCGCCGCCGAGAACGGTTTCGCCACACTGACGGACGTGGCCGTATGTGACGCCTCGGGCCAGCCCTGCCGGGCCTTCGAGCAGGGCGAGACCGTTTCCCTCTTCTGCCGCTACGTCGTCAGTCGTGACATCGCCGTGGCCGTGGCCGGCGTGGAACTCATCAACGACAAGCGCGTCATCGTGTTCGGCAAAAACACCCTGCAATTCGACTGCGAACATCCGCTGGCCACCCCGGCCGGCACGGTGGTGCGGGTGCGCTTCGACCTGACGCTGGCCCTGGCGCCGGGCGAATACACGTTCAACCTGGGCTTTTCGACCATCAGCCGCGAGGATTACGAGCGTCGGTCGTCCCTGTCGCACCAGGAGCTGGAAAGCCGGGCCACGGTGATTTCCATCCTGACCCGGGCCGGCGATTTCATGGTCACCTTCCGCAGCCGCGACACCACACCCGTGCAGCTCACCCACCACGGCCTGGCCAACCTGCCGGGCCAGGCGAGCCTGGTGTTGTATGGCGGGAGAGCGGATGGGGAGGAAGCCTTCGGCGACCAGGGCGCCGCCCTGGACCCGCCGGGGGGATGA
- a CDS encoding ABC transporter permease has translation MVMVVRRPRPGSWWSGLAAGLSPVAFARHFWKLREVLATFARIEFLSRYHGAQLGLLWGLVSPLATLAVYTFVFSVVFKPSWAGGGEGGVAGYALILFTGLAVFEVFAGCVNRTPRLLSENVNFIKKVLFPLEILPVGILCAAVMESALSLLLVVLGVLVTTGTVHWTIVLAPLAYPALAMLTLGVCWFLAPVGVFLKDLGNIVGVAVQLYFFATPILYPLTAVPEPFRKLLALNPLHPVVDHLRRCLIFGQAPDWAALGWVTAACAAIMLAGYAFFASVKRLFADAL, from the coding sequence ATGGTCATGGTCGTTCGGCGGCCGCGCCCCGGCTCGTGGTGGTCGGGTCTTGCCGCCGGCCTGTCGCCCGTGGCTTTTGCCCGGCATTTCTGGAAGCTGCGCGAGGTGCTGGCCACCTTCGCCCGCATCGAGTTCCTCTCCCGCTACCACGGCGCCCAGCTCGGGCTGCTGTGGGGCCTGGTTTCGCCCCTGGCCACCCTGGCCGTCTACACCTTCGTTTTCTCCGTGGTCTTCAAGCCGTCCTGGGCCGGCGGCGGGGAAGGGGGCGTGGCCGGCTATGCGCTGATCCTTTTCACCGGCCTGGCCGTGTTCGAGGTCTTCGCCGGCTGCGTCAACCGCACGCCCAGGCTGCTTTCGGAAAACGTCAATTTCATCAAGAAGGTGCTCTTTCCCCTGGAAATCCTGCCTGTGGGCATCCTGTGCGCCGCGGTCATGGAATCGGCCCTCAGCCTGCTGCTCGTGGTCCTTGGCGTCCTCGTCACCACGGGCACCGTGCACTGGACCATCGTGCTCGCCCCCCTGGCCTATCCGGCCCTGGCCATGCTGACGCTCGGCGTGTGCTGGTTCCTGGCACCGGTGGGCGTTTTCCTCAAGGACCTCGGCAACATCGTGGGCGTGGCCGTACAGCTTTATTTTTTCGCCACGCCCATCCTTTATCCCCTGACGGCCGTGCCCGAGCCCTTCCGCAAGCTCCTGGCCCTAAACCCGCTCCATCCGGTGGTGGACCACCTGCGCCGCTGCCTCATCTTCGGCCAGGCGCCCGACTGGGCGGCGCTCGGCTGGGTCACGGCCGCCTGCGCCGCCATCATGCTGGCCGGCTACGCCTTTTTCGCCAGCGTCAAGAGGCTTTTCGCCGATGCCCTCTGA
- a CDS encoding glycosyltransferase, giving the protein MSTHPPPRPRREDLAETTGHPMRITIDASTLAHPQRTGIGRCLESILPRLAELAAAKGDTITLLAGKPLVSATALGLVAKGLLGARTVNVPSLYAWQQAGMAWQIKEAGADAHYAPDGLLPLGFTGKSVGVVNDVLYKRQPQTLAWHIRLVFALRQRASLARLTIPLCLSAFTRRELLRLYGAMAARTRPTDLCAVDHGRFRPLVPEDAPALAAFRAKNKLPGDYLLCVGNLMPHKNLGVALRALARLYRQNTGDAPKLVVIGHGDAAAVRALLPAGAPADSVVCPGYLPDAEVALAYRGAAAFVFPSRYEGFGLPILEAMASGVPVAYADAASLPEAAGIAGLPFAADDDAALADILARLLADAALRDRQIALGLARAAAFSWETCADTVYAALHEASGLPPLRLPKVTVVTPSFNQAAFLPQTLESVAGQKGVAVEHLVLDGGSTDATPDILRAWDGRLAYWRSAPDGGQTAALAEGFALATGEVMGWLNSDDCLFADDVLAAVAEAFARHPEAVMVTGDTLLTDPAGKPVMIDMVLAPSHRQMRYVMAVPQQSTFFRREAYEAAGGMDGRFTYCMDYDLFERISRQGKIVRIPRVVATFRLHPSAKTATWHDVFKRDLHACQHRHGAGPWHELLIKLVTMETRLGSIAAQLGARIKGRKLPTQVNARLEPMRASARKKHGLSG; this is encoded by the coding sequence ATGTCAACGCATCCGCCGCCCCGGCCGCGCCGCGAGGACCTGGCGGAAACCACCGGACACCCCATGCGCATCACCATCGACGCCTCGACCCTGGCCCATCCCCAGCGCACCGGCATCGGCCGCTGCCTGGAATCCATCCTGCCGCGCCTGGCCGAGCTGGCCGCCGCCAAGGGGGACACGATCACCCTGCTTGCCGGCAAGCCGCTGGTCAGCGCCACGGCCCTGGGCCTCGTGGCCAAGGGGCTGCTCGGCGCCCGCACGGTCAACGTGCCCTCGCTCTACGCCTGGCAGCAGGCCGGCATGGCCTGGCAGATCAAGGAGGCCGGCGCGGACGCGCATTACGCCCCGGATGGGCTGTTGCCCCTGGGCTTTACCGGCAAAAGCGTGGGCGTGGTCAACGACGTGCTCTACAAGCGCCAGCCGCAAACCCTGGCCTGGCACATCCGGCTGGTGTTCGCCCTGCGCCAGCGGGCCAGCCTGGCCCGGCTCACCATACCGCTTTGCCTTTCGGCCTTCACCCGGCGCGAACTGCTGCGCCTGTACGGCGCAATGGCCGCCCGCACCCGGCCAACGGACCTGTGCGCCGTGGACCACGGCCGCTTCCGGCCGCTTGTGCCCGAGGACGCCCCGGCCCTGGCCGCCTTTCGCGCCAAAAACAAGCTGCCGGGCGACTATCTCCTGTGCGTGGGCAACCTGATGCCCCACAAGAACCTGGGCGTGGCCCTGCGGGCCCTGGCCAGGCTGTACCGGCAAAATACCGGTGACGCGCCCAAGCTCGTGGTTATCGGCCACGGCGACGCGGCCGCCGTTCGGGCGCTGCTGCCGGCCGGCGCGCCGGCCGACAGCGTCGTGTGCCCGGGCTATCTGCCCGACGCGGAGGTGGCCCTGGCCTACCGGGGTGCGGCGGCGTTCGTTTTTCCCTCCCGCTACGAGGGCTTCGGCCTGCCCATCCTGGAGGCCATGGCCAGCGGCGTGCCGGTGGCCTATGCCGATGCCGCCTCCCTGCCCGAGGCCGCCGGCATCGCCGGCCTGCCGTTCGCGGCCGACGACGACGCGGCCCTGGCCGACATCCTCGCCCGGCTGCTGGCCGACGCGGCACTTCGAGACCGGCAAATCGCCCTGGGCCTGGCCCGGGCGGCCGCATTCTCCTGGGAAACCTGCGCCGACACCGTCTACGCCGCCCTCCACGAAGCATCCGGCCTGCCGCCGCTGCGCCTGCCCAAGGTGACGGTGGTCACGCCGTCGTTCAACCAGGCGGCCTTCCTGCCCCAGACACTTGAAAGCGTGGCCGGCCAGAAAGGCGTGGCGGTGGAACACCTCGTCCTCGACGGCGGCTCCACGGACGCGACCCCCGACATCCTGCGCGCCTGGGACGGCAGGCTGGCCTACTGGCGCAGCGCCCCGGACGGCGGCCAGACGGCGGCCCTGGCCGAAGGCTTCGCCCTGGCCACGGGCGAGGTCATGGGCTGGCTCAATTCCGACGACTGCCTTTTCGCCGACGACGTCCTGGCCGCCGTGGCCGAGGCCTTCGCCCGCCATCCCGAGGCGGTCATGGTCACGGGCGACACGCTCCTCACCGACCCGGCCGGCAAACCGGTCATGATCGACATGGTCCTGGCCCCGTCCCATCGCCAGATGCGCTACGTCATGGCCGTGCCCCAGCAGTCGACCTTTTTCCGCCGAGAGGCTTACGAGGCCGCCGGCGGCATGGACGGCCGCTTCACCTACTGCATGGACTACGACCTGTTCGAGCGTATCAGCCGCCAGGGAAAAATCGTGCGCATCCCGCGTGTCGTCGCCACCTTCCGCCTGCATCCCTCGGCCAAGACCGCCACCTGGCACGACGTGTTCAAGCGCGACCTCCACGCCTGCCAGCACCGCCACGGCGCGGGGCCGTGGCATGAACTGCTGATCAAGCTCGTGACCATGGAAACGCGGCTGGGCTCGATCGCGGCCCAGCTCGGCGCCCGCATCAAGGGCCGCAAGCTGCCGACGCAGGTCAACGCGCGCCTGGAGCCCATGCGCGCCTCTGCCCGCAAAAAGCACGGGCTTAGCGGTTGA
- a CDS encoding glycosyltransferase family 1 protein, giving the protein MRIAVNARTLDYPACGPKEYLACLVRALLDGGGHELVLYYPHASHLGTFPEATETVLPVRNRLAFDWLALPLALRRDKPDVAFFPSSNMPPGIPCPAVTAMLDLGYFHPTLRMYKRGDTLYMRRFIRYAARRSQRLVAISEHTRRDVLRLTRARPEHVTVTPLACDPLYRAPARPEAVAAFRERNGLARPYVLYAGNISPRKNLGTLLQAFALAGQALPCDLALTGGMAWSEDFAASVARLGLAGRVKRLGQVAKDDMPLLYRGATALAFPSLFEGFGLPILEAQACGTPVVCAAATSLPEVAGDGALLVDPGDAVAWAEALCRVATDPGLREALIRRGHDNEARFTWERTARLTLDALAAAAAWRDR; this is encoded by the coding sequence ATGCGCATCGCCGTAAACGCCCGCACCCTGGACTATCCGGCCTGCGGCCCCAAGGAATACCTGGCCTGCCTGGTGCGGGCGCTCCTGGACGGCGGCGGCCACGAACTGGTCCTCTACTATCCCCACGCAAGCCACCTGGGGACGTTTCCCGAAGCCACCGAGACGGTCCTGCCCGTGCGCAACCGCCTGGCCTTCGACTGGCTGGCCCTGCCGCTGGCCCTGCGGCGCGACAAGCCGGACGTGGCCTTTTTCCCCTCCTCTAACATGCCCCCCGGCATCCCCTGCCCGGCCGTGACGGCCATGCTGGACCTGGGCTATTTCCACCCGACGCTTCGCATGTACAAGCGCGGCGACACGCTTTATATGCGCCGCTTCATCCGCTACGCCGCCCGGCGCAGCCAGCGTCTGGTGGCCATCTCCGAACACACCCGCCGCGACGTGCTGCGCCTGACCCGCGCCCGGCCCGAACACGTCACGGTCACGCCGCTGGCCTGCGATCCCCTCTACAGGGCGCCCGCGCGCCCCGAAGCCGTGGCCGCCTTCCGGGAAAGAAACGGCCTGGCGCGGCCCTACGTCCTGTATGCCGGCAACATCTCGCCGCGAAAAAACCTGGGGACCCTGCTTCAGGCCTTTGCCCTGGCCGGCCAGGCCCTGCCCTGCGACCTGGCCCTGACCGGCGGCATGGCCTGGAGCGAGGATTTCGCCGCCAGTGTGGCCCGGCTCGGCCTGGCCGGCCGGGTCAAGCGGCTGGGGCAAGTGGCCAAGGACGACATGCCCCTGCTGTACCGGGGGGCCACGGCCCTAGCCTTTCCGTCGCTGTTCGAGGGCTTCGGCCTGCCCATCCTGGAGGCGCAGGCCTGCGGCACGCCGGTGGTCTGCGCCGCAGCCACCTCGCTGCCGGAAGTGGCCGGCGACGGGGCCCTGCTCGTCGATCCCGGCGACGCCGTCGCCTGGGCCGAGGCCCTTTGCCGCGTGGCAACCGACCCCGGGCTGCGGGAAGCGCTCATCCGCCGGGGCCACGACAACGAGGCCCGCTTCACCTGGGAGCGCACCGCCCGCCTGACCCTGGACGCCCTGGCCGCGGCCGCCGCCTGGCGCGACCGTTAA
- a CDS encoding FAD-dependent oxidoreductase, whose amino-acid sequence MSTKRIVVIGGTAAGPKAAARAKRLDETAQVTLLQKAPELSMASCGYPYYVAGEVKARDSLLATPAGVVRDPAFFAGAKGITAMVGTEVMAIDRTAKTVAWKKAATGETGVVPYDKLILATGSVAKVPPIPGRELAGVTTLASLADADRLRELAASGKGKPAVIVGGGLIGMESCEALVAAGMEVTVVEALPTILSFLDPELALIVEKHARSKGARIVTGVGIAEILGEGGAVTGVRLADGRELPAALVVMAIGVAPNTALAKAAGLALGKSGGIVVDAHMRTSDPDIYAAGDCVEVKNRLTGQPMHAPFGDLANLEGRVAGENAVLGDVATFPGTIGSGICKVFDCAAASTGLSERRAREAGFEVVTAVNASPDKPGFMGAKPVVSKLIAEAGTGRILGFACVGLGNVNRQAAEMAMAILGGLTVDDVAMADLPYAPPFSLAIDHAIATAHVLQNKMRGLMRGETSVAVKARLEAGEKPFLLDVRGPKEFEEMRLGLGETLVPLGQLRKRLGELPADRHAPVVAYCKVSMRGYEAQRVLEAAGYDNVTVMEGGLVAWPFRLEH is encoded by the coding sequence ATGAGCACCAAACGCATCGTCGTCATCGGCGGCACGGCGGCCGGCCCGAAAGCCGCCGCCCGGGCCAAACGGCTGGATGAAACGGCCCAGGTCACCCTGCTGCAAAAGGCCCCGGAACTGTCCATGGCCTCCTGCGGCTATCCCTATTATGTCGCCGGCGAGGTCAAGGCCCGCGACAGCCTGCTGGCCACCCCGGCCGGCGTGGTGCGCGACCCGGCCTTTTTCGCCGGGGCCAAGGGGATCACGGCCATGGTCGGCACGGAAGTCATGGCCATCGACCGCACGGCCAAGACCGTGGCCTGGAAAAAGGCCGCCACGGGCGAGACAGGGGTAGTGCCCTACGACAAGCTCATCCTGGCCACGGGTTCGGTGGCCAAGGTGCCGCCCATCCCGGGCCGGGAGCTGGCCGGCGTGACCACGCTCGCGAGCCTAGCCGACGCCGACCGGCTGCGGGAGCTGGCCGCGTCCGGCAAGGGCAAGCCGGCCGTCATCGTCGGCGGCGGGCTCATCGGCATGGAGAGCTGCGAGGCACTGGTCGCCGCCGGGATGGAGGTGACGGTTGTCGAGGCCTTGCCGACCATTTTGAGCTTCCTCGACCCCGAACTGGCCCTGATCGTGGAAAAGCACGCCCGGTCCAAGGGGGCCAGGATCGTCACCGGTGTCGGCATCGCCGAAATCCTCGGAGAAGGCGGCGCGGTGACGGGCGTGCGCCTGGCCGACGGCCGGGAGCTGCCGGCCGCGCTTGTGGTCATGGCCATCGGCGTGGCCCCCAACACCGCCCTGGCCAAGGCGGCCGGCCTGGCGCTCGGCAAATCGGGCGGCATCGTCGTCGATGCCCACATGCGCACGTCCGATCCGGACATCTACGCCGCCGGCGACTGTGTGGAGGTGAAAAACCGCCTGACCGGCCAGCCCATGCACGCGCCCTTCGGCGACCTGGCCAACCTGGAGGGCCGGGTGGCCGGTGAAAACGCCGTTTTGGGCGATGTGGCCACCTTCCCCGGCACCATCGGCAGCGGCATCTGCAAGGTGTTCGATTGCGCCGCCGCCTCGACGGGCCTGTCCGAGCGCCGGGCCCGGGAGGCCGGTTTCGAGGTCGTCACGGCAGTCAATGCCAGCCCGGACAAGCCCGGGTTCATGGGGGCCAAGCCGGTGGTGTCCAAGCTCATCGCCGAGGCGGGCACGGGGCGCATCCTGGGCTTTGCCTGCGTGGGGCTCGGCAACGTCAACCGCCAAGCGGCGGAGATGGCCATGGCCATTCTCGGCGGGCTCACCGTGGACGACGTGGCCATGGCCGACCTGCCCTACGCGCCGCCCTTCTCCCTGGCCATCGACCATGCCATCGCCACGGCCCATGTGCTGCAAAACAAGATGCGCGGGCTCATGCGCGGCGAAACGAGCGTCGCGGTCAAGGCGCGCCTGGAGGCCGGGGAAAAACCCTTCCTGCTCGACGTGCGCGGCCCCAAGGAGTTCGAGGAGATGCGCCTGGGGCTTGGCGAGACCCTCGTGCCGCTCGGGCAATTACGCAAGCGCCTGGGCGAGCTGCCGGCCGACAGGCACGCGCCCGTCGTGGCCTACTGCAAGGTGTCCATGCGCGGCTACGAGGCCCAGCGCGTGCTCGAGGCGGCCGGCTACGACAACGTGACGGTCATGGAGGGGGGGCTGGTGGCCTGGCCGTTTCGGCTGGAACATTAG
- a CDS encoding secondary thiamine-phosphate synthase enzyme YjbQ, translating into MKSYRKELWFAVPTRRAFVNITGEVRACLEESGIREGLCLVNAMHITASVFINDDESGLHHDYEVWLEKLAPHEPVAGYRHNVGEDNADAHLKRQIMGREVVVAVTEGRLDCGTWERIFYGEFDGRRKKRVLVKIIGE; encoded by the coding sequence ATGAAAAGCTACCGCAAGGAACTGTGGTTCGCCGTCCCCACCCGCCGGGCCTTTGTCAACATCACCGGCGAGGTCCGGGCCTGCCTGGAGGAATCGGGCATCCGCGAGGGGTTGTGCCTGGTCAACGCCATGCACATCACCGCCTCGGTTTTCATCAACGACGACGAATCCGGCCTGCACCACGACTACGAGGTCTGGCTCGAAAAGCTCGCCCCCCACGAGCCCGTGGCCGGCTATCGCCACAATGTCGGCGAGGACAACGCCGACGCCCACCTGAAACGGCAGATCATGGGCCGCGAGGTGGTGGTGGCCGTGACCGAGGGCCGGCTGGATTGCGGCACCTGGGAGCGGATTTTCTACGGCGAGTTCGACGGACGGCGCAAGAAACGCGTGCTGGTCAAGATCATCGGCGAGTGA
- a CDS encoding rubredoxin, whose protein sequence is MAAPEAMWQCQTTNCGYIYDPDKGDRKGKIPAGTSFADLPEGWKCPICGGGKKCFRPLAGPGSTKEINCPV, encoded by the coding sequence ATGGCAGCGCCCGAAGCGATGTGGCAGTGCCAGACCACCAACTGCGGCTACATCTACGATCCGGACAAAGGCGACCGCAAGGGCAAGATCCCGGCCGGCACGTCCTTTGCCGACCTGCCCGAAGGCTGGAAGTGCCCGATCTGCGGCGGCGGCAAGAAGTGTTTCCGCCCCCTGGCCGGACCGGGTTCGACCAAGGAAATCAACTGTCCCGTCTGA
- a CDS encoding rubrerythrin family protein, with amino-acid sequence MSKTLEDLKAAFAGESQANRKYLAFAAQAEKEGHIGVAKLFKAAAAAETIHAHTHLRNMKGIGDTAANLQDAIAGETHEFKSMYPGMIEDAKAEGDKAAERGFTFANAVEELHANLYAAAAKDIAGYPDQDWYVCSVCGYTVAGAAPDKCPVCQALAKAFFKVD; translated from the coding sequence ATGAGCAAGACCCTCGAAGATTTGAAGGCCGCTTTTGCCGGCGAGTCCCAGGCCAACCGCAAGTACCTCGCTTTCGCCGCCCAGGCCGAGAAGGAAGGGCATATCGGCGTGGCCAAGCTGTTCAAGGCCGCCGCCGCCGCCGAAACCATCCACGCCCATACCCATCTGCGCAACATGAAGGGTATCGGCGACACGGCCGCCAACCTCCAGGACGCCATCGCCGGCGAGACCCACGAATTCAAGAGCATGTACCCGGGCATGATCGAGGACGCCAAGGCCGAAGGCGACAAGGCGGCCGAGCGCGGCTTCACTTTCGCCAACGCCGTGGAGGAGCTGCACGCCAATCTGTACGCCGCCGCGGCCAAGGACATCGCCGGCTATCCCGACCAGGACTGGTACGTCTGCTCGGTGTGCGGCTACACCGTCGCCGGCGCGGCCCCGGACAAGTGTCCGGTCTGCCAGGCTCTGGCCAAGGCGTTTTTCAAGGTCGACTAG
- a CDS encoding transcriptional repressor has translation MSMEPLKSLFAKSGLKFTNQRYLVYKAMASAKDHPSAEAVWRRVREEAPAISLDTVYRTLAALESRGLVSRVPGGGDEGRFDGDVSPHHHLVCLTCGAIEDFTMPGAALSDLPPLVAEWGQVRDAQVLVRGVCRACLGRMRQTKPQENQRSYSK, from the coding sequence ATGTCGATGGAACCCCTGAAAAGCCTGTTCGCCAAAAGCGGCCTCAAGTTTACCAACCAGCGCTATCTGGTGTACAAGGCCATGGCGTCGGCCAAGGACCATCCTTCGGCCGAGGCGGTCTGGAGGCGGGTTCGCGAGGAGGCCCCGGCCATTTCCCTGGACACGGTCTACCGCACCCTGGCCGCCCTGGAATCGCGGGGGCTGGTGAGCCGGGTGCCGGGCGGCGGCGACGAGGGGCGCTTCGACGGGGATGTGTCGCCGCACCACCATCTGGTGTGCTTGACCTGCGGCGCCATCGAGGATTTCACCATGCCGGGGGCGGCGCTGTCCGACCTGCCGCCCCTGGTCGCCGAGTGGGGGCAGGTCCGCGACGCCCAGGTTCTGGTTCGCGGCGTGTGCCGGGCCTGTCTTGGGCGCATGCGACAGACGAAACCGCAAGAAAACCAAAGGAGCTATTCGAAATGA
- a CDS encoding 3'-5' exonuclease: protein MTRPAGWLRRFFGASGQTEVAPALAAHRRAQQGRDTRACLGELDFVAVDTELTGFDPRRHALVSIGAVRLRGLDICPGETFYTLVRPEGEVPRDSSLIHRLTASGLAAAPAESEALARFLQFLGPAVMVGHHVHLDMGFLHAASRRHLGGDLAAPCIDTLRLAMVFEEKRLVASGGCGDAQSLDYGLPALCRRYGLPVFPAHDARSDALAAAYLFVYLARKCARGRPLTLSGLWRAGRMWWG, encoded by the coding sequence ATGACCCGCCCGGCCGGCTGGTTGCGCCGCTTTTTCGGCGCTTCGGGGCAAACCGAGGTGGCGCCCGCGCTGGCCGCCCACCGCCGGGCGCAGCAAGGCCGCGACACTCGGGCCTGCCTGGGCGAACTGGACTTCGTGGCCGTGGATACGGAGCTGACCGGCTTCGACCCGCGCCGCCACGCCCTGGTTTCCATCGGCGCGGTGCGCCTTCGCGGGCTGGACATCTGCCCCGGGGAGACATTCTACACCCTGGTGCGGCCCGAGGGCGAGGTTCCCCGGGACAGTTCCCTCATCCACCGCCTGACCGCCTCGGGCCTGGCCGCCGCGCCGGCCGAATCCGAGGCCCTGGCCCGGTTCCTCCAATTCCTGGGCCCGGCCGTCATGGTCGGCCACCACGTGCATCTGGACATGGGCTTTTTGCATGCCGCCAGCCGTCGCCATCTGGGCGGCGACCTGGCCGCGCCCTGCATCGACACCCTGCGCCTGGCCATGGTTTTCGAGGAAAAGCGCCTGGTGGCCAGCGGCGGCTGCGGCGATGCCCAGTCCCTGGACTACGGCTTGCCAGCCCTTTGCCGCCGCTACGGCCTGCCGGTCTTTCCGGCCCATGATGCCCGTAGCGACGCCCTGGCCGCCGCCTATCTCTTCGTCTACCTGGCCCGCAAATGCGCCCGGGGCCGGCCCCTGACCCTTTCCGGCCTGTGGCGGGCCGGCCGGATGTGGTGGGGCTGA